The Osmerus eperlanus chromosome 7, fOsmEpe2.1, whole genome shotgun sequence genome includes a region encoding these proteins:
- the LOC134023761 gene encoding myosin heavy chain, fast skeletal muscle-like: protein MVAAIVCYLWRVFGGGICRKGFPSRILYADFKQRYKVLNAGVIPEGQFIDNKKASEKLLGLIDVNHEEYKFGHTKVFFKVGLLGVLEEMRDEKLANLVTMMQALARGYLMRRQFTKIMDGR from the exons ATGGTTGCCGCCATTGTG TGTTACCTCTGGAGGGTATTTGGAGGAGGGATCTGCAGGAAGGGTTTCCCCAGCAGAATCCTCTATGCTGATTTTAAGCAGAG ATACAAAGTATTGAATGCCGGTGTAATCCCCGAAGGCCAGTTCATTGACAACAAGAAGGCTTCTGAGAAGCTGCTTGGGTTAATTGATGTAAACCATGAGGAGTACAAGTTTGGACACACCAAG GTGTTCTTCAAAGTTGGTCTGCTTGGTGTccttgaggagatgagagatgagaagcTTGCTAATCTGGTAACCATGATGCAGGCTCTTGCCCGTGGATACCTAATGAGAAGGCAGTTTACCAAGATAATGGATGGAAGGTGA